A genomic segment from Polyangium mundeleinium encodes:
- a CDS encoding GNAT family N-acetyltransferase: MALYAEGVRYDREYHETRELADGRVVRLRCIRSEDRDALVRAFGKLSRESRYRRFLSDVPFLSPSMARYLTEVDGKDHVAIVAMTDSHDLKEEEGVGVARFLRLPDAPHIAEAAVTVIDAYQGKGLGRVLLEALTHAARERGILIFRSAVLVSNAPMRRILDEAGGVVHHDEGDTLVVDVPIGEPRLHWSDLPIFRVLRAAAGFGAKGAAGDPEP; the protein is encoded by the coding sequence ATGGCGCTGTATGCTGAGGGCGTGCGTTACGACCGGGAGTATCACGAGACGCGGGAGCTCGCGGACGGCCGCGTCGTACGGCTGCGATGCATCCGGTCGGAGGATCGCGATGCGCTCGTGCGTGCGTTTGGAAAACTCTCGCGCGAGTCGCGCTACCGCCGCTTCCTCTCCGACGTGCCGTTCCTGAGCCCGTCGATGGCGCGGTACCTGACGGAGGTCGACGGCAAGGATCACGTGGCCATCGTGGCGATGACGGACTCGCACGATTTGAAGGAAGAAGAGGGCGTCGGCGTCGCGCGCTTCTTGCGCCTGCCCGACGCGCCGCACATCGCCGAGGCGGCGGTGACGGTGATCGACGCGTACCAGGGCAAGGGCCTCGGCCGCGTCTTGCTCGAAGCGCTCACGCACGCGGCGCGCGAGCGTGGCATCTTGATCTTCCGCTCGGCGGTGCTCGTCTCGAACGCGCCGATGCGGCGGATCCTCGACGAAGCAGGAGGCGTCGTGCACCACGACGAGGGCGACACGCTCGTGGTCGACGTGCCGATCGGCGAGCCGCGCTTGCACTGGTCGGACCTCCCGATCTTCCGCGTGCTGCGCGCCGCTGCGGGGTTCGGGGCGAAGGGCGCCGCAGGCGACCCGGAGCCCTGA
- a CDS encoding polyamine aminopropyltransferase has product MPEPQLPRRWVHPALLAMVAVIATSGLVYELVTGTLASYVLGDSVTQFSLVIGLYLFAMGIGSYLSKFLEDRLLERFVEIELCLALAGGLSAPLLFKVYTAAAAFRFALYGVVVLIGTLVGLEIPLLIRLLQFSVDLKELVARVLTLDYVGALIASLLFPSLLLPKLGVHQTSLFFGLLNAAVAMLATFLFPLDRAVTIRLRAQCLLIFGVLAAVFGFVTRFVDRAETVYFGAPIIYTAQSPYQRVVITRSPRTTRLFLNGNLQFSSDDEQRYHEVLVHPAVAALGRDPRSVLVLGGGDGLAARELLRYPSIERIVLIDLDAAVTDAFRTLPVALELNGGALNDPRVTVRNEDAYKFLEDSRDSFDLAIVDFPDPSNYAVGKLYTDAFYHLLRERLSFRGVAVVQATSPQYARESFWTIVQTLEGAGWKTAPLHVYVPSFGDWGFVLAGGEALTAPGALRIEPTKLRWLESSGLPELFRFPRDIGRVEAPVNRLNDQKLVATYAREWGVLTR; this is encoded by the coding sequence ATGCCGGAGCCGCAGTTGCCGCGCCGCTGGGTCCACCCCGCGCTCCTCGCCATGGTGGCCGTGATCGCGACCTCCGGGCTCGTCTATGAGCTCGTGACGGGCACGCTGGCGAGCTACGTGCTCGGCGACTCGGTCACCCAGTTCAGCCTGGTGATCGGCCTGTACCTGTTCGCGATGGGCATCGGCTCGTACCTGTCGAAGTTCCTCGAGGATCGCCTCCTCGAGCGCTTCGTCGAGATCGAGCTTTGCCTCGCCCTCGCGGGGGGCCTCTCGGCGCCGCTGCTCTTCAAGGTCTACACGGCGGCCGCGGCGTTTCGCTTCGCGCTCTACGGCGTCGTGGTGCTCATCGGCACGCTCGTGGGCCTGGAGATCCCGCTGCTCATCCGGCTGCTCCAGTTCTCGGTCGACCTGAAGGAGCTCGTCGCGCGGGTCCTCACGCTCGACTACGTGGGCGCGCTGATCGCGAGCCTGCTCTTCCCGTCGCTCCTCCTGCCGAAGCTCGGCGTGCACCAGACGAGCCTCTTCTTCGGCCTCCTGAACGCCGCCGTGGCGATGCTCGCGACGTTCCTCTTCCCGCTCGATCGCGCTGTCACGATCCGCTTGCGCGCGCAGTGCTTGCTCATCTTCGGCGTGCTCGCCGCGGTGTTCGGGTTCGTCACGCGGTTCGTCGATCGCGCCGAGACCGTCTACTTCGGCGCGCCGATCATCTACACGGCGCAGTCGCCCTACCAGCGCGTGGTGATCACGCGCTCGCCACGCACGACGCGCCTCTTCCTCAACGGCAACCTTCAGTTCTCCTCGGACGACGAACAGCGCTACCACGAGGTCCTCGTCCACCCCGCCGTCGCCGCGCTCGGCCGTGATCCGCGCAGCGTGCTCGTGCTCGGCGGAGGTGATGGGCTCGCGGCGCGCGAGCTGCTTCGTTACCCGTCGATCGAGCGCATCGTGCTCATCGACCTCGACGCCGCGGTCACGGACGCGTTCCGCACGTTGCCCGTCGCGCTGGAGCTGAACGGCGGAGCCCTCAACGATCCACGCGTCACCGTGCGCAACGAGGACGCGTACAAGTTCCTCGAAGACTCGCGCGACTCGTTCGACCTCGCGATCGTCGACTTCCCCGATCCCTCGAACTACGCCGTCGGCAAGCTCTACACCGACGCGTTCTACCACCTCCTGCGCGAGCGCCTCTCCTTCCGCGGCGTCGCCGTCGTGCAGGCGACCTCGCCGCAGTACGCGCGTGAGTCGTTCTGGACCATCGTGCAGACCCTCGAAGGCGCGGGCTGGAAGACGGCGCCGCTCCACGTGTACGTGCCGAGCTTCGGCGACTGGGGGTTTGTGTTGGCAGGCGGCGAAGCGCTCACGGCGCCGGGCGCGCTGCGCATCGAACCGACGAAGCTTCGATGGCTCGAGTCGTCGGGGCTGCCCGAGCTCTTCCGCTTCCCGCGCGACATCGGCCGCGTCGAGGCGCCCGTGAACCGGCTGAACGATCAGAAGCTCGTGGCGACCTACGCGCGCGAGTGGGGCGTGCTCACGCGCTGA
- a CDS encoding FAD-dependent oxidoreductase: MDRRAFLRTVAAGWMVDTILPGKAPIAGRIIGASHGVGHLVRDGGAPAPSGPPDLADVVIVGAGIAGLSAAWRLAPAELDVRVLELEPFLGGTSTWGDDGAAPHPWGAHYLAAPNPEARAALRLLEQMGVVKGWDAAGRPRFDPRVLCHAPQERIFYRGAWHPGLVPQDELDAHDRAEMERFSRFEDELTERVGADGKPVFQIPLAFSSRDPDTLALDRISMRAWLDREGYTSTFLRWYVRYACLDDFGAEPEEVSAWAALHYFAGRKLKTPELDGSHFLVWPEGNGKLVQALSERARATVTHGALVTGLGTSEGGRVEVRWLDVRDRAPRRTHARAVVVAAPAFVTSRLFPPAAARLPVRTSSPWVVANMHVERPIDPDMAWDSVLYDAAGLGYVDARHQLTELSARTVLTYYRAYGGPDVVDARKGLVVAPWEQIANDVLRDLAPAHPELREQITRMDVCVWGHAMPRPRPGFLGERPFEPLVLLDERVAWAHADQPGMALFEESQASGVRAAEAVAPALGIELGPTWL; the protein is encoded by the coding sequence ATGGACCGGCGGGCCTTCCTCAGGACGGTCGCGGCGGGCTGGATGGTCGACACCATCCTCCCGGGCAAGGCGCCGATCGCAGGTCGCATCATCGGCGCCTCGCACGGCGTGGGGCACCTCGTGCGTGACGGGGGCGCGCCCGCGCCGAGCGGGCCGCCGGATCTTGCAGACGTCGTCATCGTCGGCGCGGGCATCGCCGGCCTCTCCGCGGCGTGGAGGCTCGCGCCCGCGGAGCTCGACGTGCGCGTGCTCGAGCTCGAGCCTTTCCTCGGCGGCACGAGTACGTGGGGCGACGACGGCGCCGCGCCGCATCCGTGGGGCGCGCACTACCTCGCCGCGCCGAACCCGGAAGCACGCGCCGCGCTGCGCCTGCTCGAACAGATGGGCGTGGTGAAGGGATGGGACGCGGCCGGTCGCCCGCGCTTCGATCCACGCGTGCTCTGCCACGCGCCGCAAGAGCGGATCTTCTACCGCGGCGCATGGCACCCAGGGCTCGTGCCGCAGGACGAGCTCGACGCGCACGATCGCGCCGAGATGGAGCGCTTCTCCCGCTTCGAGGACGAGCTCACCGAGCGCGTCGGCGCCGACGGCAAGCCCGTCTTCCAGATCCCGCTCGCGTTCTCGTCGCGGGATCCGGACACGCTCGCGCTCGATCGGATCAGCATGCGCGCGTGGCTCGATCGTGAAGGCTACACGTCGACGTTCTTGCGCTGGTACGTGCGCTACGCGTGCCTCGACGACTTCGGCGCCGAGCCCGAGGAGGTCTCGGCCTGGGCCGCGCTGCACTACTTCGCAGGGCGCAAGCTGAAGACACCCGAGCTCGACGGCAGCCACTTCCTCGTGTGGCCCGAGGGCAATGGAAAGCTGGTCCAGGCGCTCTCCGAACGAGCACGCGCGACGGTCACGCACGGCGCGCTCGTGACGGGCCTCGGCACGAGCGAAGGCGGTCGTGTCGAAGTGCGCTGGCTCGACGTGCGGGATCGCGCCCCGCGGCGCACGCACGCGCGGGCCGTCGTCGTCGCGGCGCCCGCGTTCGTCACGAGTCGGCTCTTCCCGCCAGCTGCGGCGCGCTTGCCCGTGCGCACGAGCTCACCGTGGGTCGTCGCGAACATGCACGTCGAGCGCCCGATCGATCCCGACATGGCGTGGGACTCCGTCCTCTACGATGCGGCGGGCCTCGGCTACGTCGATGCGCGCCATCAGCTCACGGAGCTCTCCGCGCGCACGGTGCTCACGTACTACCGCGCGTACGGCGGCCCCGACGTCGTGGACGCTCGGAAAGGCCTCGTCGTCGCGCCGTGGGAGCAGATCGCGAACGACGTGCTGCGTGATCTCGCGCCTGCACATCCGGAGCTGCGCGAGCAGATCACACGCATGGACGTGTGCGTGTGGGGCCACGCGATGCCGCGCCCGCGCCCTGGTTTTCTCGGCGAACGGCCCTTCGAACCGCTCGTCTTGCTCGACGAGCGCGTGGCCTGGGCGCACGCGGATCAGCCTGGTATGGCGCTCTTCGAGGAGTCGCAGGCGTCCGGTGTACGAGCGGCCGAGGCGGTCGCGCCTGCGCTCGGGATCGAGCTCGGTCCGACCTGGTTGTGA
- a CDS encoding tyrosine-protein kinase family protein, with translation MTFDDVLPTLVRLCEGAPGFVELKRCCVVRDLRGRVRLVIDPDPAKPKFDMNSLEAALNRALGSYFAPPIWSTSSEKKDEARLARMIFGDSRGAPWSSTYDDPLTGVMSVATKANWHKYERRLSKQEWLEPAIARPPWDIGRGPGIVTFYSFKGGVGRTTALVACAWQLARQGKRVVVLDLDLEAPGVGVLLGVNAKRGLIDLIVDHLASGDVDLSDAVADAAALDREAPLVHVVPAGRLGPGYLEKLARLDFAGGRPGDDEDRSMSPLEHAMRAILMKLRSLRPDYVLIDARAGLHDLAGLSLHRFAHVDVLCGRANEQTFQGLELSLDMLVRRKGLKNLECLVVQTMVSPEGLPDAVAEEEEFLERSYDWFRKHVYTEPRALAIAKGDKGPHRPVVLRYDSMLERFATLTSIERAFFAPWYETLLEHVLACLKRREGGS, from the coding sequence GTGACGTTCGACGACGTGTTGCCCACGCTGGTCCGTCTCTGTGAAGGCGCGCCAGGATTCGTCGAGTTGAAGCGCTGCTGTGTCGTGCGTGATCTCCGTGGACGCGTGCGGCTCGTGATTGATCCCGATCCTGCGAAGCCGAAGTTCGACATGAACTCGCTTGAGGCAGCGCTGAACCGGGCGCTTGGCAGCTACTTTGCGCCGCCGATCTGGTCGACCTCGTCGGAGAAGAAGGATGAAGCGCGGCTCGCTCGGATGATCTTCGGCGACAGTCGCGGAGCGCCCTGGTCGTCGACATACGACGATCCACTCACAGGAGTGATGTCCGTTGCGACGAAAGCAAACTGGCACAAGTACGAGCGGCGTCTCTCGAAGCAGGAGTGGCTGGAGCCCGCGATAGCACGGCCGCCTTGGGACATCGGGCGAGGCCCTGGGATCGTCACCTTCTACTCGTTCAAGGGGGGTGTCGGACGAACCACGGCGCTGGTCGCTTGCGCGTGGCAACTCGCGCGGCAAGGCAAGCGCGTCGTCGTGCTCGATCTCGACCTCGAGGCGCCTGGCGTGGGTGTTCTCCTCGGCGTGAATGCAAAGCGAGGACTCATCGATCTGATCGTGGATCATCTCGCGTCGGGTGATGTCGACTTGTCGGACGCCGTGGCGGATGCGGCGGCGCTCGACAGGGAGGCTCCGCTCGTCCACGTCGTACCTGCGGGGAGGCTAGGCCCCGGATACCTGGAGAAGCTTGCGAGGCTCGATTTCGCGGGGGGACGTCCGGGCGACGATGAGGACCGGAGCATGAGCCCGCTCGAGCACGCGATGCGCGCGATCTTGATGAAGCTCAGGAGCTTGCGACCCGACTACGTACTCATCGACGCTCGCGCGGGTCTTCATGATCTCGCTGGGCTCTCGCTCCACAGGTTCGCTCATGTGGATGTGCTCTGCGGGCGGGCGAACGAGCAGACGTTTCAGGGGCTCGAACTGTCCTTGGACATGCTCGTACGGCGCAAGGGGTTGAAGAACCTCGAGTGCCTCGTCGTGCAGACGATGGTGAGCCCTGAGGGGCTTCCTGATGCTGTTGCGGAAGAAGAGGAGTTTCTCGAGCGGAGCTACGACTGGTTTCGGAAACACGTGTACACCGAGCCGCGGGCGCTCGCGATTGCCAAGGGAGACAAGGGGCCGCATCGTCCGGTCGTGCTGCGCTACGACTCGATGCTCGAACGCTTCGCGACGTTGACCTCCATCGAGAGGGCGTTCTTCGCGCCATGGTACGAGACGCTCCTCGAGCATGTCCTCGCGTGCCTGAAGCGGCGCGAAGGGGGGAGTTGA
- a CDS encoding OsmC family protein, with product MRNVTVKTGEGKFGQSIHVGPHELTGDELPEVGGDDRGPDPFELVLAGLGTCTSMTIKVYADRKAWPLASVEVEVSGEKRDGSFLAKRSIRLVGDLTDEQRTRLLDIANKCPVHKMLTGKIEIESSLV from the coding sequence ATGCGAAACGTCACGGTGAAGACGGGCGAGGGGAAGTTCGGGCAATCGATCCACGTAGGACCCCACGAGCTCACGGGCGACGAACTGCCGGAGGTGGGCGGCGACGATCGAGGGCCCGATCCGTTCGAGCTCGTGCTCGCCGGCCTCGGCACGTGCACGTCGATGACGATCAAGGTCTACGCTGATCGCAAGGCGTGGCCGCTCGCGTCGGTGGAGGTGGAGGTCTCCGGCGAGAAACGGGATGGCTCGTTTCTCGCGAAGAGGTCGATCCGGCTCGTGGGAGACCTGACGGACGAGCAACGCACGCGGCTGCTCGACATCGCGAACAAGTGCCCGGTGCACAAGATGCTGACGGGGAAGATCGAGATCGAAAGCTCGCTGGTCTGA
- a CDS encoding lysophospholipid acyltransferase family protein, which translates to MVPLAPTGWLLAQTESGRRFAQSLAEQLHATLHGDEHVPRKGGVLLVGNHAFMGIDAFALAALLLLQTGRLPRFLAERNLFRIPGLRELLRSMGAIPGTPDDAAFLLEAGEVVVVYPGGVDDSFKLSSDAYTLRWQGRAGFARVAMRAHVPIVPVAATGVDELYRLDRREHFLGRWIGGSSRYDIPLPSGLRPRRVPLDYHLLPPIDTSGDPRSEGDVERVRRATEEAIRSVLDPYRAELTSSAR; encoded by the coding sequence ATGGTCCCGCTCGCTCCTACAGGCTGGCTGCTCGCGCAGACCGAGTCCGGCCGCCGCTTCGCGCAGAGCCTCGCCGAACAGCTCCACGCCACGCTGCACGGCGACGAGCACGTGCCCCGCAAAGGCGGCGTGCTGCTCGTCGGCAACCACGCCTTCATGGGCATCGACGCCTTCGCGCTCGCCGCGCTCCTGCTCCTCCAGACGGGCAGGCTCCCGCGCTTCCTCGCGGAGCGAAACCTCTTCCGCATCCCCGGCCTCCGCGAGCTGCTCCGCAGCATGGGCGCGATCCCAGGCACGCCCGACGACGCCGCCTTTCTCCTCGAAGCCGGCGAGGTCGTCGTCGTGTATCCGGGCGGCGTCGACGACTCGTTCAAGCTCTCGAGCGACGCGTACACGCTGCGCTGGCAAGGGCGCGCCGGCTTCGCGCGCGTGGCCATGCGCGCGCATGTCCCGATCGTGCCGGTCGCTGCCACGGGCGTCGACGAGCTCTACCGCCTCGATCGACGCGAGCACTTCCTCGGTCGCTGGATCGGCGGCTCATCGCGGTACGACATCCCGCTGCCGAGCGGCCTGCGCCCGCGCCGCGTGCCGCTCGATTACCACCTGCTCCCGCCCATCGACACGTCCGGCGATCCGCGGAGCGAAGGCGACGTCGAGCGCGTCCGACGCGCCACCGAGGAGGCCATCCGCAGCGTGCTCGATCCTTACCGCGCAGAGCTCACGTCGTCGGCGCGTTGA
- a CDS encoding MBL fold metallo-hydrolase produces MELRVIGCHGGETPKHRTSAFILDERLAIDAGSLTSGLEVEGQLKLEGCLVSHAHLDHIRDLATLADNRCQMGAPPLIVAGTRETIRILRQHFFNNELWPDFATIPTPDNPTIRYLELSPENPAPLAGCNVRAIMVSHTIESAAFVIETPGGAIAYSGDTGPTDRLWQVLDEQPNLRALLMEVSFPNREQRLATVSGHHTPQTLRADLKKLRRPQDLPTLLYHIKPVFQAEVERECAALEGVSLEVMKIGDQFLL; encoded by the coding sequence GTGGAGCTCCGCGTCATCGGTTGCCACGGCGGCGAAACTCCGAAGCACCGCACGAGCGCCTTCATCCTCGACGAGCGCTTGGCGATCGACGCGGGATCCCTCACGAGCGGCCTCGAAGTCGAGGGGCAGCTCAAGCTCGAAGGGTGCCTCGTCAGCCACGCGCACCTCGATCACATCCGCGACCTCGCGACGCTCGCGGACAACCGCTGTCAGATGGGCGCGCCTCCGCTCATCGTCGCGGGCACGCGCGAGACGATCCGCATCCTGCGGCAGCACTTCTTCAACAACGAGCTCTGGCCCGACTTCGCGACGATCCCGACGCCGGACAACCCGACGATCCGCTACCTCGAGCTCTCGCCGGAGAACCCGGCGCCGCTCGCGGGCTGCAACGTTCGCGCGATCATGGTGAGCCACACGATCGAGTCGGCTGCGTTCGTGATCGAGACGCCGGGCGGCGCCATCGCGTACAGCGGCGACACGGGCCCCACGGATCGGCTGTGGCAAGTGCTCGACGAGCAGCCGAACCTGCGCGCGCTCTTGATGGAGGTGAGCTTTCCGAACCGGGAGCAGCGGCTCGCCACCGTGAGTGGTCATCACACGCCGCAGACGCTGCGCGCCGACTTGAAGAAGCTACGCCGTCCGCAGGACTTGCCGACGCTGCTCTACCACATCAAGCCGGTGTTCCAGGCCGAGGTGGAGCGGGAGTGCGCCGCGCTCGAAGGCGTGAGCCTCGAAGTGATGAAGATCGGCGATCAGTTCTTGCTGTAG
- a CDS encoding PP2C family protein-serine/threonine phosphatase, with amino-acid sequence MRTRFAGMTDVGLMREHNEDNLLVMPEYHVVAVADGMGGHRSGDVASRLAVSTLSDFFSVTVGRDGTWPFPADPNLTEEENYVVTGLRLANRRIFDRSLKTMADFGMGTTIVTAMFDKNATRVTVGHVGDSRCYRIRGEKITQLTRDHSLVSDALHMAPWMTEEEIKRLPPNVITRALGIREDVLVDLLTEETAAGDIYLLCSDGLSGLVKDPEICDIVTKAPSLDEACRVLIERANFHGGLDNITVVLARVEPEQQS; translated from the coding sequence ATGCGAACCCGGTTCGCCGGGATGACCGATGTCGGCCTGATGCGGGAGCACAACGAGGACAACCTCCTCGTGATGCCCGAGTACCATGTCGTCGCCGTTGCCGACGGAATGGGCGGGCATCGCTCTGGCGATGTAGCAAGCCGGCTGGCTGTCTCCACCCTCTCAGACTTCTTCTCGGTCACCGTCGGTCGCGACGGTACATGGCCATTTCCTGCCGATCCGAACCTGACGGAGGAAGAGAACTACGTCGTCACGGGCCTGCGACTGGCCAACCGTCGCATCTTCGACCGTTCGCTCAAGACCATGGCGGACTTCGGGATGGGCACGACGATCGTGACGGCGATGTTCGACAAGAACGCGACGCGCGTGACCGTGGGTCACGTCGGCGACAGCCGTTGTTACCGCATCCGAGGCGAGAAGATCACACAGCTCACCCGTGATCACTCGCTCGTCAGCGACGCCCTGCACATGGCGCCGTGGATGACCGAGGAGGAGATCAAGCGGCTGCCGCCGAACGTGATCACCCGCGCGCTCGGCATCCGCGAGGACGTGCTCGTCGATCTGCTCACCGAGGAGACAGCCGCAGGGGACATCTACCTGCTCTGCTCCGACGGCCTCTCGGGGCTCGTGAAGGACCCGGAGATCTGCGACATCGTCACGAAGGCCCCGTCGCTCGACGAGGCGTGCCGCGTGCTCATCGAGCGCGCGAACTTCCATGGCGGACTCGACAACATCACGGTCGTGCTCGCGCGCGTGGAACCCGAGCAGCAGAGCTGA
- a CDS encoding DUF4178 domain-containing protein, which yields MTSPFDRQAACPSCGAPITFRFAGAAAQVCKHCNFVVARTDRNLVAVGRMADLVDIPSPLQLGGTGRWSGGEPFMVDGRVQLDRASAPGAPWQEFFITFPTSGKWCWVASAQGRWYSTSEVPLPPELPPIHALRAGQQISLGTYGVWTVAEVGQRRVIAGEGEMPAVASPGVPTGYADIAAPNGAFGTIDYGDGRIPPKLYLGRQIDPAVMVLDSGAPVEAAKAEVTSVACPNCGGNLPLVTPGQTERVVCRYCGMASDLNQGALRALGPAPKPPIEPFIPLGAEGNLRGNRVICIGFTIRGCTVEGERYRWREYLLYAGPRIGYLWLMEEDGAWWLVTPIPPGEVSVSGGAAMFRSQHYNWKQSVRAETEYVVGEFYWKVEIGEAVQATEYEGPGGKVSVEQTAKEVNYSLCERLSSGDIGAAFGIKPPAGSLLASGEGGSGCTSSGCGTMLIIGVIVLFVLLIVFSDCGSSGGGGGVFIGGPSFGGGK from the coding sequence GTGACTAGCCCGTTCGACCGCCAGGCGGCGTGTCCGTCGTGCGGGGCACCCATCACGTTCCGCTTCGCCGGCGCCGCAGCGCAGGTCTGCAAGCACTGCAATTTCGTCGTCGCACGCACGGACCGGAACCTCGTCGCCGTCGGCCGGATGGCAGACCTCGTCGACATCCCGTCACCCCTGCAGCTCGGCGGGACAGGCCGCTGGAGCGGCGGCGAGCCGTTCATGGTCGACGGTCGCGTGCAGCTCGATCGCGCGAGCGCGCCCGGCGCGCCGTGGCAGGAGTTTTTCATCACGTTCCCGACGAGCGGGAAGTGGTGCTGGGTCGCAAGCGCACAAGGGCGCTGGTACTCGACGAGCGAGGTCCCGCTCCCGCCGGAGCTCCCGCCGATCCACGCGCTCCGCGCAGGCCAGCAAATCAGCCTCGGCACCTACGGCGTCTGGACCGTCGCAGAGGTCGGGCAGCGTCGCGTGATCGCGGGCGAAGGCGAGATGCCCGCCGTCGCGTCGCCCGGCGTGCCCACAGGCTACGCAGACATCGCCGCGCCCAACGGCGCGTTCGGCACGATCGACTACGGCGACGGGCGCATCCCCCCGAAGCTCTACCTCGGCCGGCAGATCGATCCCGCCGTGATGGTGCTCGACTCGGGCGCGCCGGTCGAAGCAGCCAAGGCCGAGGTCACGAGCGTCGCCTGCCCGAACTGCGGCGGCAACCTGCCGCTCGTCACCCCAGGACAAACCGAGCGTGTCGTCTGCCGTTACTGCGGCATGGCGAGCGACCTGAACCAGGGTGCGCTACGCGCGCTCGGCCCTGCGCCAAAGCCGCCCATCGAGCCGTTCATCCCGCTCGGCGCCGAAGGCAACCTGCGCGGCAACCGGGTCATCTGCATCGGCTTCACGATCCGCGGCTGCACCGTGGAGGGCGAGCGCTACCGATGGCGCGAGTACCTGCTCTATGCAGGCCCGCGCATCGGTTACCTGTGGCTGATGGAGGAGGACGGCGCGTGGTGGCTCGTGACGCCCATCCCACCCGGCGAAGTCAGCGTCTCCGGCGGCGCCGCGATGTTCCGCAGCCAGCACTACAACTGGAAGCAGAGCGTCCGCGCCGAGACGGAGTACGTGGTCGGCGAGTTCTACTGGAAGGTCGAGATCGGCGAAGCCGTCCAGGCCACGGAATACGAAGGCCCCGGCGGCAAGGTCAGCGTCGAGCAAACAGCAAAAGAGGTGAACTACTCGCTCTGCGAGCGTCTCTCCTCCGGCGACATCGGCGCCGCCTTCGGCATCAAGCCACCCGCAGGCTCCCTGCTCGCATCAGGCGAAGGCGGCAGCGGCTGCACAAGCAGCGGATGCGGCACGATGCTCATCATCGGCGTCATCGTCCTCTTCGTCCTGCTCATCGTCTTCAGCGACTGCGGCAGCAGCGGCGGAGGCGGCGGCGTCTTCATCGGCGGCCCCAGCTTCGGCGGCGGCAAGTAG
- a CDS encoding UDP-glucose dehydrogenase family protein, which translates to MQLAVIGTGYVGLVAGAGFADFGNDVACVDVDEGKIARLLRGEVPIYEPGLDTLIAKNTKAGRLSFSTDVAGAIQNAEVVFIAVGTPSAADGSADLSAVYAVAETIGKNMNGFKVVATKSTVPVGTADQVEAIIARHTTHPFGVASNPEFLKEGDAINDFMKPDRVVIGSNNTRALEVLRSLYDPFVRTSDRIHAMGARSAELTKYASNALLATRISFMNDLALLAEKLGADIDRVRKAVGADPRIGPKFLFPGPGFGGSCFPKDISALIHTARAMGHDLEVVRAVEEVNKRQKHVLGSKVKQHFDGALAGRVVGVWGLAFKPQTDDIRESPALTLIEDLLEAGATVRAHDPQAIENVRPLFGDRVTYVDTMYAAAEGADALALVTEWHEYRRPDFHRIKRLMRTPSLFDGRNIWDPEDLRALGFWYTGIGRG; encoded by the coding sequence ATGCAACTGGCGGTGATTGGTACGGGTTACGTCGGCCTCGTGGCCGGCGCCGGGTTCGCAGATTTCGGCAACGACGTCGCCTGCGTCGACGTCGACGAGGGCAAAATCGCGCGCCTCTTGCGCGGCGAGGTGCCCATCTACGAGCCGGGCCTCGACACACTCATCGCAAAAAACACGAAGGCCGGGCGCCTGTCGTTCTCGACGGACGTGGCAGGCGCCATCCAAAACGCCGAGGTCGTGTTCATCGCCGTCGGCACGCCCTCCGCAGCCGACGGATCCGCAGATCTCTCGGCCGTCTACGCCGTGGCCGAGACCATCGGCAAGAACATGAACGGCTTCAAGGTCGTCGCCACGAAGAGCACCGTGCCCGTCGGCACGGCCGATCAGGTCGAGGCCATCATCGCCCGCCACACGACGCACCCCTTCGGCGTCGCGTCGAACCCCGAGTTCCTCAAGGAAGGCGACGCAATCAACGACTTCATGAAGCCCGATCGCGTGGTCATCGGCTCAAACAACACGCGCGCACTCGAGGTGCTGCGGAGCCTCTACGATCCGTTCGTGCGCACGAGCGATCGCATCCACGCGATGGGCGCGCGCTCGGCCGAGCTCACGAAGTACGCCTCGAACGCGCTGCTCGCGACGCGCATCTCGTTCATGAACGATCTCGCCCTGCTCGCAGAGAAGCTCGGCGCAGACATCGATCGCGTGCGCAAAGCCGTAGGCGCCGACCCGCGCATCGGGCCCAAGTTCCTCTTCCCCGGCCCAGGCTTCGGCGGCTCATGTTTCCCGAAGGACATCTCCGCGCTGATCCACACAGCGCGCGCGATGGGCCACGACCTCGAGGTCGTGCGCGCCGTCGAGGAGGTGAACAAGCGGCAAAAGCACGTGCTCGGCTCGAAGGTGAAGCAACACTTCGACGGCGCACTCGCCGGGCGCGTCGTAGGCGTCTGGGGCCTCGCATTCAAGCCGCAGACCGACGACATCCGCGAGTCCCCCGCGCTCACGTTGATCGAGGACCTGCTCGAAGCAGGCGCAACGGTGCGCGCACACGATCCGCAAGCCATCGAGAACGTCCGCCCCCTCTTCGGCGATCGCGTGACCTACGTGGACACGATGTACGCCGCAGCCGAGGGCGCCGACGCCCTCGCACTCGTCACCGAATGGCACGAGTATCGCCGCCCCGATTTCCACCGCATCAAGCGGCTGATGCGCACGCCGTCCCTCTTCGACGGTCGCAACATCTGGGACCCCGAAGATCTACGCGCACTCGGCTTCTGGTACACCGGCATCGGCCGCGGGTGA